AGTTCTCCAAGGACATCGACAAGGTGCTCAAGGACGTGGCGGGCCTCCAGACTACGGGTAAGACCGTGCTCGGCGGTCGTCGCGGTAAGGCTGACGGTGGCTTCAACGAAGGTTACGCAGAAGGCGGTTCCGGTGGTATCGGTGACGGCTTGGCCGGCCTCCTCGGCGGTGGTGGCGGTGGTATCGCTACCAAGGCTAAGGGTTCCATCAAGACTCCGTCTGAACGCGATATCGACATGGGTGCCGGTGGTGGATCTCGTTCCGCTGCAGACATCATGAAGGTCGTGCGTCAGCGTACTCCGGGCCTGCGCCACATCTATAACAAGTTCCTGAAGAAGAAACCGGGATTCCAGGGTAAGGTTACCTTGAAGTTCACGATTGCTCCGGGTGGCGAAGTTATCAGCATTTCCATTGCTTCTTCTACAACTGGTTACGGCGAATTTGACGGCGAAGTCAAAACCGCTGTGAGCCGCTGGAAGTTCAGCAAGGTGAAATCCGGTAACACGACGGTTACGATTCCGTTCACGTTCTCCGAATAATTCTCAAGAACTACACGCTTTTAGTGTAAAAAGAGAGACCAGGCCTAAAAGCCTGGTCTTTTTTGCATTTTTTTGTTGCGTTTTTGCAAGAATAAAACTAACTTTATGGTAGAATTTTCAATAGGAGTCATCCAATGAACTTAAGATCTGCTGCTGCAGTTGGTGTTGCTTTCGGCATCCTCGGTGTGGGGTCCGCCTTCGCAACTTTCGCTCGCATTGAATCTATGGGCAAGAATACGACTTACATTATGGACGATGTGAGTATCTTCGATAACCCTGCGAATATCAACCTTTATCCGAACTACTTGATTGGTGGCTTCGGTCCTTACACGCAGAACGTCCCTGTTGGCGAAAACCAGGATCCGCAGCATCCGGATTTCGGAGGCATCTTCAGCATCTCCATGGGTGACGAAAACAATCCGGATCCGCGCCTCTCCATCGGTGGCTTGTTCGGTCGTTTCTCTGAACTTACCATGTACATCCCCGATGTTGTCATTGGTGAAGGCAATACCGCTACCGTTACTCCCGAAACCGTGACGAACTTCGATGGCTTCTTGGGTGGCACGCTTACGAACGGCGACGCATGGGGCTTGCACGTTTACATCGCTCACCAGGATGGTGGCTACAAAACTCCGAGCGGCACCTACCAGGTCGACAAGAATGCATACGCCTCCATCGTCCAGGCTGATGGTGGTTTGAACCTCCAGTTCGGTGGCAACATCGACTTCGAGTTCAGCTTTGGTTTGGCTCGTATCCAGTATGGACCGGAACACCAGGACTTCTTTGATGATGGCGATTTCTCCTTCTTGGCCAAGTCTCGTGCCTTCTTCACTCTCGAAGCTCTTGATGGTGAATTGGTCCCGGCTTTCAGCATGAAGTTGATCCAGGCTCCTGGCATCGAGGATGACCGTGCCATGGCCGGCCTCGGCATTAACGTCGCTTTGGATCGCGGCTTCTTCTGGTTGGGCGCCGACTTCATTTGGAACAAGATGAAGGCTCACGACTGGATGATTGACGATATCACTGGTGTTGCTACTTACAACGCCAACAACGATGAGGATCCTGCTTGGGATGAACGCAAGGATATCGGCGGCATGATCAGCTTCGGTATCGAACGCAACATTTGGTGGGATTGGTTCGTGATCCGCGTTGGCGGCAAGAAGTCCATCCTTTACACGCAGTGCGATGTGGATGACAAGAACCAGGGCAAGAATGGCATTTGCAACGATACTGGTAACTTCTTCTCGACGAACCCGCTTGCCGATGGTTCCTCTGAAGACCACGTTGGCTTTGGCTTCGGTATCAACATCGAAGAAAAACTCAAGATTGACGTGACCGTTGCCGAAGACATGCTGTTCCGCAACCCGTTCCAGGGTGAAGGCCGCATCTTCTCCAGAATCGACGCCACCTATAGTTTCTAATAGCAGTTTGAATTTTTGAAAAGAAGACGTGCTCTCGGGCACGCCTTTTTTTTGTGGAATGTGCATTTTCTATTTTTAGGCTATGAGAAAAATTGTATTGCTGCTTTCGGCGCTTGTCCTTTTGGGTTGCACAGAGCCTTCGGAACGCATAGAGAAAAAACTGGAGGCATACCTGCAGGAGGACCTCAAGTTTATGGTCGCCGAGACGATGCATGCCTCGGGCAAGGTGGCGTTGCTGGACGAGCCGTATTACCGTGTAAAGGACTTTCGTTTGTTCGAAGGTGCGTCGGCAGAGATCTACTCGGCCTACGCCGAGGTGGACTTCTTTATTTACAAGGACATTGCCATGCACGAGAAGCGCAAGTACCGCTACGACGCCGCCTCGCGCCACTGGGACCGCTATTTGAAGACGCTGCTATTTGGCAAGGATTCAGTCCAATAGCCTATACATTTTGTTGTGAAATGCTATATTTTTTTTAAAAGTTCCACTTTAAAAAAAGGGCACTATTTTGTTCGGTCTTTTTTCTTGCGATATCGGTATTGATCTTGGCACGGCGAACACTTTGGTCCACGTAGCCGGCCAGGGCATTGTCATTAACGAACCTACGGTGATTGCTGTGGACAGCAAGAACAACCGTGTTTCTGCCATTGGCTTTGAAGCCAAGAAGATGCTTGGCCGTACGCCCGGCGAAGTCCGTGCCGTGCGCCCCATGCGCGATGGCGTGATTGCCGATTTTGAATTGGTGGAAACCCTCCTCCAGACATTTATCAAGCGCGTGCAAAAATACCCGCTGTGGATGGTGAAACCTCGTGTGGTGGTTGGCGTGCCCAGCGGCATTACCGAAGTCGAAAAGCGTGCCGTGATTGACGCGGCCCGCCAGGCCGGTGCGAAGGAAGTTCACCTAGTACATGAACCGATGGCTGCTGCCGTTGGTATGGGCATCCCTGTCGAAGACCCCGTGGGTAACATGATTGTCGACATCGGTGGCGGCACTTCCGATATCGCCGTGATTGCATTGAACGGTACGGTCTGCAACGCTTCAGTTCGTGTAGGTGGCGACGAGATGGACGACGCGATTGTGCGTTACCTCCGTACGATGTACAACCTCCAGGTGGGCGAGAGCACTGCCGAACAGATCAAGATCCAGATTGGTTCTGCTAGCCCGCTCGACGAAGAATTGACGATGGAAGTGAAGGGCCACGACTTTATTGCGGGAATGCCTCGCACGATGACCATCAAGAGCGAAGAAATTCGCGAAGCCCTGAACGAACCTGTAACGGCGATTATCGAGGCTGTGAAACAGGCTCTCAGCATGACTCCGGCCGAACTCTCTGCCGATATTTACGACAAGGGTATCATCATGACCGGTGGAGCTTCGCAGTTGCGCGGTTTTGATGAACGCATCCGCAAGGAGACGGGTCTTTCGGTGAACGTGATTGACGACGCCCTGGTTTGTGTTTGCAAGGGTGCAGCTCGCATTCTCGAAGACCTTGACAAGTATCGTCCTGTTTTGATCGCTTCTTCTAACTAGCACAAACACCATACCGCAGTTCGATGCTTAGGGCTTTCCGCTTTATTGTCGACTTGTTTACGCAAAGGCACGGTATTGTTGCCTTTGTGTTCTTCTTGCTGGTCGGTCTTTTGATGAGGCAGGCTCCCGACATCGTGAAAAACAGCATTGTCTCTACGGTATTGGGAACCGTGTTTTACCCTGCGCAAATGGTGATTTCGTCGGTGGACGCCTTCCGTTCTGTGGCTGCCGAAAACGAACACCTTAAAGAAGAAAACGCAAGGCTCCGCCAAGAGACTTACTATGCGAGCGAGGGATTGCAAGAATTGGCCCGACTCCACACCTTGGTCCGTTTTGACGACAAGTGGGATTACCCGATTGTGACGGCACGTGTGGTAGGGCACAATGCGGGGCGTTTTTTGACGACGCTTGTGATTAACCGTGGTACGCGGCACGGCGTTAAAGAGAATATGCCGGTTTTCTCGATGAATGGCCTGGTTGGCAAAATCACCAAGGCGTCGTATGCGCATTCACGAGTGCAGCTGCTGGTGGACCCGAACCTTAAGTTGTCTGTACTTGAACGCAGGACGCGTGTGGTTGGCTTCTTGGAATCGGTGGATGGCCATTTGCTTACGGCGATGGTCCCGACGCATGCAGGCGTCAAGGAAGGCGACACGCTCATCACCTCTGGCCTGGGCGGCATTTTTCCCAAGGGTATCCCTGTGGGTACGGTAAAGGCGGTTCGCGAATCGGACCTCGATGTGATGCGCCTTATGGATGTGGCTCCGTTCCAAGAGTTTTCGACGCTTGAAGAAGTCTTTGTGATGGAAAAGGATCCCGAGTGGATTATCCAGGAGTTGTTGGATGAATAACCTCAAGTGGATCAAGACTTTTTTGTTGCTGTTGGTCTGTTTTATTTTGCAGACGACCGTGGTTGACTGGCTCCAGATTTTTGGAATAGGCCCGGACCTCATGATTATTTTGATTGTCTCTATCTCGATTAAGTACGGCCCTGCTGCAGGGTGCTTTTGGGGATTTTTTGCAGGTTTCTCGCAAGACATATATGCGCCCGTGGAGTGGCTCGGTGCCAACACAATTTCCATGACTGTTCTTGGATTTGTGGTGGGACAACTCGAAGAGAGATTCTTGACTTTAAACTTGCCCGCCAAGGTGGCCGTTCTC
The sequence above is drawn from the Fibrobacter sp. UWP2 genome and encodes:
- a CDS encoding AgmX/PglI C-terminal domain-containing protein, with protein sequence MAKKKEQVDPLVASLMPESDKKMGAIAGISLLVALAISLWASMYEAVVDEVIFEESAAEDLSASMMMEEKKEEKKEEKKKEEPKKPRKKAGGGGKPRGKGQPNAPQTRGVLKLLTAQTKNASAGAYDLMKNQKFSKDIDKVLKDVAGLQTTGKTVLGGRRGKADGGFNEGYAEGGSGGIGDGLAGLLGGGGGGIATKAKGSIKTPSERDIDMGAGGGSRSAADIMKVVRQRTPGLRHIYNKFLKKKPGFQGKVTLKFTIAPGGEVISISIASSTTGYGEFDGEVKTAVSRWKFSKVKSGNTTVTIPFTFSE
- a CDS encoding rod shape-determining protein yields the protein MFGLFSCDIGIDLGTANTLVHVAGQGIVINEPTVIAVDSKNNRVSAIGFEAKKMLGRTPGEVRAVRPMRDGVIADFELVETLLQTFIKRVQKYPLWMVKPRVVVGVPSGITEVEKRAVIDAARQAGAKEVHLVHEPMAAAVGMGIPVEDPVGNMIVDIGGGTSDIAVIALNGTVCNASVRVGGDEMDDAIVRYLRTMYNLQVGESTAEQIKIQIGSASPLDEELTMEVKGHDFIAGMPRTMTIKSEEIREALNEPVTAIIEAVKQALSMTPAELSADIYDKGIIMTGGASQLRGFDERIRKETGLSVNVIDDALVCVCKGAARILEDLDKYRPVLIASSN
- the mreC gene encoding rod shape-determining protein MreC, with product MLRAFRFIVDLFTQRHGIVAFVFFLLVGLLMRQAPDIVKNSIVSTVLGTVFYPAQMVISSVDAFRSVAAENEHLKEENARLRQETYYASEGLQELARLHTLVRFDDKWDYPIVTARVVGHNAGRFLTTLVINRGTRHGVKENMPVFSMNGLVGKITKASYAHSRVQLLVDPNLKLSVLERRTRVVGFLESVDGHLLTAMVPTHAGVKEGDTLITSGLGGIFPKGIPVGTVKAVRESDLDVMRLMDVAPFQEFSTLEEVFVMEKDPEWIIQELLDE
- the mreD gene encoding rod shape-determining protein MreD, whose translation is MNNLKWIKTFLLLLVCFILQTTVVDWLQIFGIGPDLMIILIVSISIKYGPAAGCFWGFFAGFSQDIYAPVEWLGANTISMTVLGFVVGQLEERFLTLNLPAKVAVLAIGFFVCDMLYFMLTGLEKDVVTNLFFSKTIPECIYTVVVGAVVFYLSSGKKKRNV